One part of the Janthinobacterium sp. 17J80-10 genome encodes these proteins:
- the rplI gene encoding 50S ribosomal protein L9 has translation MQVILLEKVVNLGNLGEVVKVKDGYARNFLIPQRKARRATQAAIAEFEAKRAELEKAAAEKLAVSQAQGEKLAGQTVQISQKSGVDGRLFGSVTNHDIAEALTKQGFPVEKAQIRLPQGPLKIAGEHAVAVALHTDVVVDITVNVVGEHA, from the coding sequence ATGCAAGTCATTCTGTTGGAAAAAGTCGTCAATCTCGGCAACCTCGGTGAAGTCGTCAAGGTCAAGGATGGTTACGCCCGTAACTTCCTGATCCCGCAACGCAAGGCCCGCCGTGCTACCCAGGCCGCGATCGCCGAATTCGAAGCCAAGCGCGCCGAGCTGGAAAAAGCCGCTGCCGAGAAACTGGCGGTATCCCAGGCACAAGGCGAGAAGCTGGCCGGCCAGACCGTCCAGATTTCGCAAAAGTCCGGTGTCGATGGCCGTCTGTTCGGTTCCGTCACCAACCACGACATCGCCGAAGCCCTGACCAAGCAAGGTTTCCCGGTCGAGAAAGCGCAAATCCGCTTGCCGCAAGGCCCGCTGAAGATCGCTGGCGAACACGCCGTCGCAGTTGCACTGCATACCGACGTCGTTGTCGATATCACGGTCAACGTGGTTGGCGAGCACGCCTGA
- the priB gene encoding primosomal replication protein N, which yields MNRFELQASIAERDVMRYTPAGIPIVNGKLLHTSRQMEAGVERLVEFEIAALAAGEISGKFKQAELGETYQFGGFLARKNRNSKSLVFHILDINTDLGAKNGIR from the coding sequence GTGAACCGGTTCGAACTGCAAGCCAGCATTGCCGAGCGCGACGTCATGCGCTACACACCGGCAGGCATCCCGATCGTGAATGGCAAATTGCTGCACACATCGAGGCAAATGGAAGCAGGTGTGGAAAGGCTGGTTGAATTCGAAATTGCCGCGCTTGCCGCGGGCGAGATTTCGGGAAAATTCAAGCAGGCTGAACTAGGTGAAACATACCAGTTCGGCGGTTTCCTGGCACGCAAGAACCGTAATAGCAAAAGCCTCGTGTTTCACATACTTGATATCAATACAGATTTAGGAGCCAAAAATGGCATTCGGTAA
- the rpsR gene encoding 30S ribosomal protein S18, translating to MAFGKKFDKSKLKEKRKQQNPLFKRKKFCRFTAAGVEQVDYKDVDTLKDFVQENGKIMPARLTGTRAHYQRQVDTAIKRARYLALLPYTDLHNA from the coding sequence ATGGCATTCGGTAAAAAATTCGACAAGAGCAAGCTCAAGGAAAAACGCAAACAGCAGAACCCGCTGTTCAAGCGCAAGAAATTCTGCCGCTTCACCGCCGCCGGCGTTGAGCAAGTGGATTACAAGGACGTCGACACCCTGAAGGACTTCGTCCAGGAAAACGGCAAGATCATGCCGGCACGCCTGACCGGCACCCGCGCGCACTATCAGCGCCAGGTGGATACCGCCATCAAGCGCGCACGCTACCTCGCCTTGCTGCCGTACACCGATCTGCACAACGCGTAA
- a CDS encoding response regulator transcription factor, which produces MIKVLIADDHKIFRAGVKRLIEESQDIEVAGEASDGFDAIAKLRQQDWDVVLLDINMPNKSGLDIVRQMKLEKPRLPILILSMYPEEQYAVRALKAGAAGYLTKDSESEELIAAIRKVVRGGRYATPALLEKLLFELDGERDVPKHHALSEREHQIFEQIIQGKSLTEIAEAMSLSVKTVSTYRTRVLEKMHMENNAELIHYAIQHGLSN; this is translated from the coding sequence ATGATCAAGGTGCTGATTGCCGATGACCACAAGATTTTTCGCGCCGGGGTCAAGCGGCTGATCGAGGAAAGCCAGGATATCGAAGTCGCCGGCGAGGCCAGCGACGGTTTCGACGCGATCGCCAAATTGCGCCAGCAAGACTGGGATGTCGTGCTTCTGGACATTAACATGCCCAATAAAAGCGGCCTCGATATCGTGCGGCAAATGAAACTGGAAAAACCCAGACTGCCCATCCTGATTCTGTCGATGTACCCGGAAGAGCAGTATGCCGTGCGTGCGCTGAAGGCGGGGGCTGCCGGCTACCTGACGAAGGATAGCGAATCCGAGGAGTTGATCGCGGCTATCCGCAAGGTTGTCAGGGGCGGGCGCTATGCCACGCCGGCGCTGCTGGAAAAGTTGCTGTTCGAACTGGACGGCGAACGCGACGTGCCGAAGCACCATGCCCTGTCCGAGCGCGAGCACCAGATTTTCGAGCAGATCATCCAGGGCAAGTCATTGACCGAAATCGCCGAGGCGATGTCCCTCTCGGTCAAGACCGTCAGCACCTACCGCACGCGGGTGCTGGAGAAAATGCACATGGAAAACAATGCCGAGCTGATCCATTATGCGATCCAGCACGGCCTCAGCAATTAA
- a CDS encoding PAS domain-containing sensor histidine kinase, protein MSPLTTPPAVEPESELQRLREENDMLRSLVRDAPVAFVALDLQRRVKLWNHAAERIFGWREEEVIGKPLPHVPAASEQTSRELYQRSVAGDSLRDIELDRMTKAGRAVRVSLSTSPLRDIANNIIGMVGVYDDLDDSTAPEIPFRGLVEQSLVGLYIIQDGMFQYVNPRWAAMFGRTQQEMAPGPVADFISPEDRATVLGNLDKRISGEISTLFYHFKGLHKEGRTVEIEVQGTRFQYRGRPAVIGVGIDVTDARLREQEIARSQERLRELSQHLLTVREEQRSQLARELHDVLGGTLTALKMDIGWLKKHTTETRLAARADTMMELVRDAIDTVRKISAELRPGVLDNLGLLDAIEWETGRFRERMGIECTLAMHAGALEIGEAAAIAIFRIFQEALTNIARHAQATRVDIDAVLADGALLLSVQDNGKGLDRTAADNRKSFGLTGMAERARQFGATLEITGEPGHGTRVMLRFPLDKNEEKE, encoded by the coding sequence ATGTCGCCTTTGACCACGCCGCCTGCCGTCGAACCGGAATCTGAACTGCAGCGCCTGCGCGAGGAAAACGACATGCTCAGGTCGCTGGTGCGCGACGCGCCCGTGGCCTTTGTCGCCTTGGACCTGCAGCGCCGCGTCAAGCTGTGGAACCATGCCGCCGAACGCATTTTCGGCTGGCGCGAAGAGGAAGTCATCGGCAAGCCGCTGCCGCATGTGCCGGCCGCCAGCGAACAGACCAGCCGCGAGTTGTACCAGCGCTCGGTGGCAGGCGATTCGCTGCGCGACATCGAACTGGACCGCATGACCAAGGCCGGACGCGCGGTGCGGGTGAGCCTGTCCACGTCGCCGCTGCGCGATATCGCCAACAATATCATCGGCATGGTGGGCGTGTACGACGACCTTGACGACAGCACGGCGCCGGAAATCCCGTTTCGCGGCCTGGTGGAACAATCGCTGGTTGGCCTGTACATCATCCAGGATGGCATGTTCCAGTACGTGAACCCGCGCTGGGCCGCGATGTTCGGCCGCACGCAACAGGAAATGGCACCGGGTCCGGTGGCCGATTTCATCTCGCCGGAGGACCGCGCCACCGTGCTGGGCAATCTCGACAAGCGCATTTCCGGCGAAATCTCGACCCTTTTTTACCACTTCAAGGGCTTGCACAAGGAGGGCCGCACGGTCGAGATCGAGGTGCAGGGCACGCGCTTCCAGTATCGCGGCCGGCCCGCGGTGATCGGCGTCGGCATCGATGTCACCGACGCCCGCCTGCGCGAACAGGAGATCGCGCGCTCGCAGGAGCGCTTGCGCGAGTTGTCGCAGCATCTGCTGACAGTGCGCGAAGAACAGCGCAGCCAGCTCGCGCGCGAGCTGCACGATGTCCTGGGCGGCACGCTCACCGCCCTGAAGATGGATATCGGCTGGCTGAAAAAGCACACGACAGAAACCAGGCTGGCGGCGCGCGCCGATACCATGATGGAACTGGTGCGCGACGCCATCGATACAGTACGCAAGATTTCAGCCGAGTTGCGTCCCGGCGTGCTTGACAACCTGGGTCTGCTCGACGCGATCGAATGGGAAACCGGGCGCTTTCGCGAGCGCATGGGCATCGAATGCACGCTGGCCATGCACGCGGGGGCGCTTGAAATCGGCGAGGCGGCGGCCATTGCCATCTTCCGCATCTTCCAGGAAGCGCTGACCAATATTGCGCGGCACGCGCAAGCCACACGGGTCGACATCGATGCAGTCCTGGCCGACGGCGCGCTGCTGCTCTCGGTGCAGGACAACGGCAAGGGCCTGGACAGGACGGCGGCTGACAACCGCAAGTCCTTCGGTTTGACCGGCATGGCCGAACGCGCCCGGCAGTTCGGCGCCACGCTGGAAATTACCGGCGAGCCCGGACACGGTACCCGGGTAATGCTGCGCTTCCCGCTGGACAAGAATGAGGAGAAGGAATGA